A window of Caldalkalibacillus uzonensis contains these coding sequences:
- the hydA gene encoding dihydropyrimidinase encodes MKKLIKNGTIVTAADTYQADVLIEDGKVSQIGINLEANGAEVVDAAGCYLFPGGIDPHTHLDMPFGGTITADDFESGTIAAAYGGTTTIIDFCLTTKGEPLKKAIETWHEKSRGKAAIDYSFHLMIGEINEDVLAELPQVIEEEGITSFKVFMAYKNVFQADDETLFRTLIAARELGALVMVHAENGDVIDYLVKDALAKGNTDPIYHALTRPPEAEGEATGRAAQLTGLANSQLYVVHVSCADAVEKIAEARRKGYNVWGETCPQYLVLDQSALEKPNFEGAKYVWSPPLREKWHQDVLWNALSTGTLQTLGSDQCSFNFKGQKELGVGDFSKIPNGGPIIEDRLSILFSEGVKKGRITLNQFVDIVSTQVAKLFGLFPKKGTIAVGSDADIVIFDPHVERVISAETHHMNVDYSAFEGMKVTGEPITVLSRGEFVIRDKQFVGQIGHGQYIKRNKFNTQLVNKDEATAK; translated from the coding sequence GTGAAAAAACTGATTAAGAATGGTACGATTGTCACCGCAGCAGACACATATCAAGCAGATGTTTTAATTGAAGATGGAAAAGTTTCACAAATTGGAATAAACTTAGAGGCAAATGGTGCTGAAGTGGTCGATGCTGCAGGGTGCTATTTATTCCCGGGAGGGATTGATCCCCACACTCATCTTGATATGCCTTTTGGCGGGACCATTACGGCTGATGACTTTGAGTCTGGCACCATTGCAGCCGCTTATGGCGGCACGACCACGATTATTGATTTTTGCTTGACAACAAAAGGTGAGCCGTTGAAAAAGGCTATTGAGACCTGGCATGAAAAATCAAGGGGAAAAGCGGCCATTGATTATAGCTTCCATTTGATGATCGGGGAGATTAATGAAGATGTCTTAGCTGAATTGCCTCAGGTCATTGAAGAAGAAGGAATCACATCTTTTAAAGTCTTCATGGCCTACAAAAACGTGTTTCAAGCTGATGACGAAACCTTATTCCGCACTCTGATCGCTGCCCGGGAACTGGGAGCTCTAGTGATGGTACATGCCGAAAATGGAGATGTTATTGATTACCTGGTAAAAGATGCCTTGGCCAAAGGGAACACAGATCCCATATACCATGCCTTGACCCGCCCGCCTGAAGCCGAAGGAGAGGCGACAGGAAGAGCAGCTCAATTGACGGGGCTGGCCAATTCACAACTCTACGTTGTTCATGTCTCATGTGCTGACGCCGTAGAGAAGATTGCCGAAGCGCGTCGCAAAGGCTATAACGTTTGGGGAGAAACTTGCCCCCAATATCTCGTATTGGATCAGTCTGCATTGGAGAAGCCAAATTTTGAAGGTGCTAAGTACGTCTGGTCACCCCCTTTACGGGAAAAGTGGCATCAGGATGTGCTGTGGAACGCTTTGAGTACAGGAACTCTGCAAACATTGGGGTCGGATCAATGCTCCTTTAACTTCAAAGGACAAAAAGAGTTAGGAGTGGGGGATTTCTCCAAAATACCCAATGGAGGCCCGATTATTGAAGACCGTCTGAGTATTCTTTTCTCAGAAGGGGTTAAAAAGGGTCGTATCACGTTAAATCAATTTGTCGATATCGTCTCTACTCAAGTGGCTAAATTGTTTGGACTTTTCCCAAAAAAGGGGACTATTGCAGTTGGCAGTGATGCAGATATTGTCATCTTTGACCCTCATGTTGAACGTGTCATTTCTGCCGAAACCCATCATATGAATGTTGATTACAGTGCCTTCGAAGGAATGAAAGTGACAGGAGAACCCATCACAGTATTGTCAAGAGGGGAATTTGTGATTCGAGATAAACAGTTTGTGGGACAGATTGGTCATGGGCAATACATCAAGCGTAATAAATTTAATACCCAACTCGTTAATAAAGATGAAGCAACGGCTAAATAA